AATTAGTGAAAAGGTTGAGGGGAAGAAAGAAGACAGAGACCTTATAGCAATTGCACCTGGAAATATGAAGGCAAGACAAACATTAGAAGTTGATCCCATGAACTGGTAAATGTACCATACGGATGGTATAGAAATGGCTACTATATATGAGAAGGCTAACAAGAACAGTGTAAGAAACATGAATCTTTTGGTGTCAGTTGCTAGTAATTCCTTCTTAGGGAATATGAGTTCATCAATGTTGGCTCTCAGGGAGAAATTTAATAGAGGAAATACCAGCGTTAGATGAAGTGCATAGCTCAGACGAACGACATCATTTAGAATGGGGCTGATTGCCACATCACCAGAGGATGACGTATCAAAATTTACAAGTATATCTGCATTGATTGAATCTCCAAATAGAAGGTAACCAAAAATGCCAATTGAGAAATAGATGACTGAACAAACTACTAGTGAAATTTTGACAACACTAGTCATTGCTCCAGGTATCCCCAGTTCAATTTCAATAGGATGGACTgcattcaatttttttgtgtCAGTAAATTTAACATCAAGCCTACAAAATGATCAAGTATCTAATGGATGTAGCTTTTACCATTGAAGTGAAATGCAAAAGCTGTTACGATGACTGGGATGGCGGTGAAGAGATTAAAGAAGGAAGCACTACTATTCAAATCCGGTAGCATTCTTGGCCTTACTATTTGCCCTTTTGCGATTGCAATGATTGCCATTACAGAACATATACCAACAAATACAACTGCTAGGATAATTGCTATTGCTGAACTGAGCCATAATGATTCTGCAATCACAAGCCATATAAACATGAACTATTAGGGCATGTTTGGTTGGGAAATAAGTTATCCCGGATTGTTATTCCACCCTCAACGTGGAATAAAAATAAC
This Solanum dulcamara chromosome 8, daSolDulc1.2, whole genome shotgun sequence DNA region includes the following protein-coding sequences:
- the LOC129901292 gene encoding amino acid transporter AVT6C-like isoform X3, producing the protein MEGGLQRVNHYNWCGNHVNPSNSEGPRPIDNVRGIDERELWKDRFFGSTNLGDVFSGKGEHLGILQEWFGIHWWNSRYLSILLTVLLVVLPLVLYRRVESLWLSSAIAIILAVVFVGICSVMAIIAIAKGQIVRPRMLPDLNSSASFFNLFTAIPVIVTAFAFHFNVHPIEIELGIPGAMTSVVKISLVVCSVIYFSIGIFGYLLFGDSINADILVNFDTSSSGDVAISPILNDVVRLSYALHLTLVFPLLNFSLRANIDELIFPKKELLATDTKRFMFLTLFLLAFSYIVAISIPSVWYIYQFMGSTSNVCLAFIFPGAIAIRSLSSFFPSTFSLIILNDFISSVFMLNILFTVWQRCPWFIFKKRQDHRTSHDCSSCCDECYNYCCQHLQYVWKKFINFYHASRLDLLNFQFVFVCCYAIFASSNNIVVNTKFSHIPKSIGPENLQYFLKQRE
- the LOC129901292 gene encoding amino acid transporter AVT6C-like isoform X4; the encoded protein is MDTSRTGTSTEVPLLSHQNFWTRESRWVIWRAVFNVSTTIIGAGIMSIPATLKVLGVIPAFVLIVLVALLVDITVNFMLRATYAGQSTTYAGLMKENFGKTGSLAVQIWVMITTLGCLIMYLIIIGDVFSGKGEHLGILQEWFGIHWWNSRYLSILLTVLLVVLPLVLYRRVESLWLSSAIAIILAVVFVGICSVMAIIAIAKGQIVRPRMLPDLNSSASFFNLFTAIPVIVTAFAFHFNVHPIEIELGIPGAMTSVVKISLVVCSVIYFSIGIFGYLLFGDSINADILVNFDTSSSGDVAISPILNDVVRLSYALHLTLVFPLLNFSLRANIDELIFPKKELLATDTKRFMFLTLFLLAFSYIVAISIPSVWYIYQFMGSTSNVCLAFIFPGAIAIRDVHGLSSRKDKIIALVMIVLAVVTSVITIAANIYNMFGKSS